In a genomic window of Thiolapillus brandeum:
- a CDS encoding carboxypeptidase M32 produces MTGQTAYQELEALFQKVHHFTHLSSMAYWDSATMMPPGGSKARGQALAEVSSLINDLVGSRKTGDLIEKAETARDGLSDWQQANLREMQRQHFNASSVNSELVRAHALASSRCENAWRELRMENNWKDFEPLLSEVIDLTREQAAIRSEASGLSPYDALLNLYEPGQSSSTIDTVFARLKAYLPDFVKQTVEQQKGEVLIRPSGSFPREKQRALALDLMKAVGFDFNHGRLDSSHHPFCGGVPEDVRITTRYTEDDFSESLMGVLHETGHAKYDQGLPGAWLSQPVGQPRGMGIHESQSLFQEMQVCRSHAFLSFAGPLMAAHLSNPETPNACWEADNLYRLYNHVQPDYIRVNADEASYPLHVILRYELEKDLVNGNLKVRDIPEAWDEKMQEYLGLSTRDNYRDGCMQDIHWTHGMFGYFPTYTLGAMNAAQLYHAARKAIPNLEEQISRGDFEALNHWQSQAIWSWGSYYSIDELMLQGTGETLNPDYFIHHLQQRFSPL; encoded by the coding sequence GTGACCGGCCAAACCGCCTATCAGGAACTGGAAGCACTGTTTCAGAAGGTGCATCACTTCACCCACCTTTCATCCATGGCGTACTGGGATTCCGCTACCATGATGCCTCCTGGCGGCAGCAAGGCCCGGGGGCAGGCATTGGCGGAAGTCTCCTCCCTGATCAACGACCTGGTGGGCAGCAGGAAAACCGGCGATCTCATCGAGAAAGCAGAAACCGCTCGAGATGGCCTGTCGGACTGGCAGCAGGCAAACCTGCGGGAGATGCAGCGCCAACACTTCAATGCCAGCAGCGTAAACTCCGAACTGGTGCGGGCACATGCCCTTGCCAGTTCCCGTTGCGAGAACGCCTGGCGCGAACTGCGCATGGAAAACAACTGGAAGGATTTCGAGCCCCTGCTGTCAGAAGTCATCGACCTGACCCGGGAACAGGCCGCCATACGCAGTGAAGCATCCGGACTGTCTCCCTACGATGCGTTGTTGAATCTTTATGAACCGGGACAGTCCAGCAGCACTATAGACACTGTGTTTGCCCGGTTGAAAGCGTATCTGCCCGACTTCGTCAAACAGACCGTGGAGCAGCAAAAGGGGGAAGTTCTGATCCGGCCCAGCGGATCTTTCCCCAGGGAGAAACAGAGGGCTCTGGCTCTGGATCTCATGAAAGCCGTTGGTTTCGATTTCAATCACGGCAGGCTGGACAGCAGCCATCATCCTTTTTGCGGCGGCGTCCCCGAGGACGTGCGCATAACCACCCGCTATACAGAAGATGATTTTAGTGAAAGCCTCATGGGTGTCTTACATGAGACTGGCCATGCCAAGTATGATCAGGGTCTGCCCGGAGCCTGGCTTTCCCAACCCGTGGGCCAGCCCCGGGGCATGGGCATACACGAAAGCCAGAGTCTGTTCCAGGAAATGCAGGTATGCCGTAGCCATGCCTTCCTGAGTTTTGCCGGGCCCCTCATGGCAGCCCATTTGAGCAATCCGGAAACTCCGAATGCCTGCTGGGAAGCAGACAATCTGTATCGGCTCTACAACCACGTGCAACCTGACTACATCCGTGTAAATGCCGACGAAGCCAGCTATCCTCTGCACGTGATTCTGCGTTATGAGCTGGAAAAGGATCTGGTGAACGGCAATCTGAAAGTCCGGGACATCCCCGAAGCATGGGATGAGAAAATGCAGGAATACCTGGGGCTGTCCACCAGGGACAACTACAGGGATGGGTGCATGCAGGACATACACTGGACCCACGGAATGTTCGGCTACTTCCCCACCTACACTCTGGGTGCCATGAATGCCGCACAGTTGTACCATGCCGCACGCAAGGCCATCCCGAATCTTGAAGAGCAAATCAGCCGGGGTGACTTCGAAGCTTTGAACCACTGGCAGTCGCAAGCCATCTGGTCATGGGGAAGCTACTACAGCATCGATGAACTGATGCTGCAGGGCACCGGGGAAACCCTGAATCCCGATTATTTCATCCATCATCTGCAACAGCGTTTTTCTCCGCTTTGA
- a CDS encoding thermostable hemolysin — protein MADQQVVLMDAAHPDRARAEAMVQEVFKASYGARLNSFYPFLLGIRGTDGEYRAVAGIRPGSHPMFAEHYLDRPPEELLGVAREHIVEIGNLATRRNGEIRWIIAAVTAFLHGVGFTRVLMTITPLLRNSFKRMGLPLNYLADACQEQLPADQAGDWGAYYDCNPQVCYGHIAIGYQAFRKRVDAQTSLRLAWENALDLGETQGRSLREHKP, from the coding sequence GTGGCTGATCAACAGGTTGTGTTGATGGATGCAGCGCATCCTGACCGTGCCCGGGCCGAGGCCATGGTTCAGGAGGTTTTCAAGGCCAGTTACGGGGCCCGTCTCAACTCTTTCTATCCCTTTCTGCTTGGAATCAGGGGGACGGATGGCGAATACCGGGCCGTTGCCGGTATCCGGCCCGGCAGCCATCCCATGTTTGCAGAGCATTATCTGGATCGCCCGCCGGAAGAGTTGCTGGGTGTGGCGCGGGAGCACATCGTGGAGATCGGCAATCTGGCCACACGCAGAAACGGCGAGATACGCTGGATTATTGCCGCAGTAACGGCTTTTCTGCATGGTGTCGGTTTTACCCGGGTGCTGATGACCATCACCCCGCTGCTGCGCAACAGTTTCAAGCGCATGGGCCTGCCTCTCAATTATCTGGCTGACGCATGCCAGGAGCAGTTGCCAGCGGACCAGGCTGGAGACTGGGGGGCGTATTATGATTGCAATCCCCAGGTTTGCTATGGGCATATTGCCATTGGTTACCAGGCCTTCAGAAAACGTGTGGATGCCCAGACGTCTCTGCGCCTTGCCTGGGAGAATGCACTCGACCTGGGAGAGACCCAGGGCAGGAGTCTGCGGGAGCACAAGCCATGA
- a CDS encoding tetratricopeptide repeat protein yields MKNMLFLIFLSLAGTLAFAMPAEELADIQHTWAVANYNTPEDDQEEAFEKLVDKARELVKRYPDEAAPRVWLAICLSTDAGVNGGLGALGKVKEAKRLLEAAEKIDPGVLNGSIYTSLGSLYYQVPGWPIGFGDDEKADKYLKKALEIDPRGIDPNYFYADFLLEDDQPEKALEYLEKAMAAPPRPGRPLADKGRRQEVQRAMARARKMLD; encoded by the coding sequence ATGAAAAACATGTTGTTTCTGATTTTTCTGTCATTGGCGGGAACCCTGGCCTTTGCCATGCCCGCTGAGGAGTTGGCGGATATTCAGCATACCTGGGCGGTAGCCAACTACAATACCCCTGAAGATGATCAGGAAGAAGCATTCGAAAAGCTGGTGGATAAGGCGCGGGAACTGGTAAAACGTTATCCCGATGAAGCGGCCCCCAGGGTATGGCTGGCGATCTGTCTGAGCACCGATGCCGGTGTCAATGGAGGCCTGGGTGCCCTGGGAAAGGTAAAGGAGGCAAAGCGATTGCTGGAGGCTGCAGAGAAGATCGATCCGGGGGTATTGAATGGCTCCATTTATACATCCCTGGGTAGTCTCTACTATCAGGTGCCGGGTTGGCCCATCGGTTTTGGTGATGATGAAAAGGCTGATAAGTACCTGAAAAAGGCCCTTGAGATCGATCCCCGGGGTATAGACCCGAACTATTTTTATGCCGATTTCCTGCTGGAGGATGACCAGCCGGAAAAAGCTCTGGAATATCTGGAAAAAGCCATGGCTGCTCCTCCCAGGCCGGGGCGCCCCCTGGCGGACAAGGGGCGTCGTCAGGAAGTGCAGCGGGCCATGGCCCGCGCCCGGAAAATGCTGGATTGA
- a CDS encoding AMP-binding protein — MSRILQALTRHARERGDEIAVEGDHEVLSWRRLEEEVGHLVDVMGGVSRLGLCMDNSPAWLVADLAALSRSVACVPVPAFFSPDQKQHVLKDACLDAVLSDDPNPADFPGKGWHGREIRLAGRKLTLARRFGQRPPPLPGIFKITYTSGTTGDPRGVRLGLEAMERVAESLCKLSGANAEDRALALLPLAILLENIGSLYVPILAGARMLLPSVGSLGLQGSGGVNPQLLGVSLKRLQPTAMIMPPQLLKLLMGLAQAGQLPDSFRFLAVGGAPLPASQVEQARELGLPVYQGYGLSEAVSVVAMNTPEASCSSSVGKVLPHCELRISPDGEILVRGALFRGYLHQEDWNPGDFLPTGDLGYLDPDGFLYVTGRRKNLIINAYGRNLSPEWLEAELLAEPCLAQGAVFGDGRPWLSAVLVPAPGVGEDAIDQALARINERLPDYARVLDYVVAREPFTPSNRLATSNGRPRRDAIHEQYRSQLDVLYQGEAVRVL; from the coding sequence ATGAGCCGGATTCTCCAGGCCCTGACCCGGCATGCCCGGGAGCGTGGTGATGAAATCGCGGTGGAAGGCGATCATGAGGTTCTGTCCTGGCGCAGGCTGGAAGAAGAGGTCGGCCACTTGGTGGATGTCATGGGTGGTGTATCGCGTCTGGGCCTGTGCATGGACAATTCCCCCGCCTGGCTGGTAGCGGATCTTGCGGCCCTGAGCCGCAGCGTTGCTTGTGTGCCCGTCCCGGCTTTCTTCAGTCCTGATCAGAAACAGCATGTACTCAAGGATGCCTGCCTGGATGCTGTGCTGAGTGATGATCCGAATCCGGCTGATTTTCCGGGCAAGGGCTGGCATGGACGCGAGATTCGTCTGGCGGGCAGGAAACTGACCCTGGCGCGGCGCTTTGGCCAACGTCCCCCGCCACTACCGGGAATCTTCAAGATAACTTATACCTCGGGCACTACGGGAGATCCCCGGGGTGTGCGTTTGGGACTGGAAGCCATGGAGCGGGTCGCTGAATCCCTGTGCAAACTGTCCGGGGCCAATGCTGAGGACCGGGCCCTGGCCTTGCTCCCCCTGGCCATTCTGCTGGAGAACATTGGTTCCCTGTACGTCCCCATACTTGCCGGTGCGCGAATGCTGCTCCCCTCAGTAGGCAGCCTGGGTCTGCAAGGCTCAGGTGGTGTGAATCCGCAACTCCTGGGTGTCAGCCTGAAGCGCCTCCAACCCACCGCCATGATTATGCCGCCGCAATTGTTGAAGTTGCTCATGGGCTTGGCACAAGCCGGGCAGTTGCCGGACAGTTTCCGTTTTCTTGCCGTTGGTGGCGCCCCCCTGCCGGCTTCCCAGGTGGAACAGGCCCGGGAGCTGGGGCTGCCGGTATACCAGGGATACGGCCTCTCCGAGGCCGTATCCGTGGTGGCGATGAATACTCCGGAAGCAAGCTGTTCCAGTTCTGTGGGCAAGGTATTGCCGCACTGTGAGCTGCGCATCTCGCCTGATGGGGAGATCCTGGTGCGTGGCGCTCTGTTTCGCGGGTACCTGCATCAGGAGGACTGGAATCCTGGAGATTTCCTGCCTACGGGCGACCTGGGTTACCTGGATCCGGATGGATTTTTGTATGTCACGGGGCGCCGTAAAAACCTGATTATCAATGCCTATGGCCGCAATCTGTCACCAGAGTGGCTGGAAGCGGAGTTGCTTGCAGAACCCTGCCTGGCCCAGGGGGCAGTATTTGGTGATGGGCGGCCCTGGCTGAGCGCGGTACTGGTTCCAGCCCCCGGGGTGGGAGAGGATGCCATAGACCAGGCCCTGGCCAGGATCAATGAGCGTCTTCCCGACTATGCCCGGGTGCTGGACTATGTGGTCGCCCGGGAGCCGTTCACTCCATCGAACCGCCTGGCGACGTCCAATGGCCGTCCCAGGCGGGATGCCATCCATGAGCAATATCGCTCTCAACTCGATGTACTGTACCAGGGAGAAGCCGTTCGTGTTCTATGA
- a CDS encoding response regulator → MRLLLVEDDPLLGDGLKLGLQAEGYTVDWLREGKQALHALLTEDFDLVVLDLGLPGMDGLEVLREIRQRGMTVPVLILTARDAVSDRVGGLDKGADDYLTKPFDLEELSARLRTLLRRGRESAALLLEHEDVQLDPAAREVFRGGEKVSLSMKEFSVLRYLLEHRGKVVSRSRLEQALYGWDTQIESNALEVHVHKLRRKLGATFISTVRGVGYRIG, encoded by the coding sequence TTGAGGTTGTTGCTGGTCGAAGATGATCCTTTGCTGGGGGATGGCCTGAAACTGGGGCTCCAGGCGGAAGGATACACGGTGGACTGGCTCAGGGAAGGCAAACAGGCCCTGCATGCCCTGTTGACCGAAGACTTTGACCTGGTGGTGCTGGATTTGGGACTGCCGGGCATGGATGGGCTGGAGGTTCTACGGGAGATCCGGCAGCGGGGGATGACTGTCCCGGTATTGATACTGACCGCCCGGGATGCCGTTTCCGACCGGGTAGGGGGGCTGGACAAGGGTGCTGATGACTATCTGACCAAACCTTTTGACCTGGAGGAGCTGTCAGCCAGATTGCGTACCCTGTTGCGCCGCGGCCGGGAAAGTGCTGCCCTGCTGCTGGAACATGAAGACGTGCAGTTGGATCCGGCCGCAAGGGAAGTTTTTCGTGGGGGAGAGAAAGTCAGCCTTTCCATGAAGGAATTTTCAGTGCTTCGCTACCTGCTGGAGCACCGGGGAAAGGTGGTGAGCCGAAGCCGGCTGGAGCAGGCGCTTTACGGTTGGGACACCCAGATCGAAAGCAATGCGCTGGAAGTGCATGTGCACAAATTGCGCAGGAAGCTGGGGGCGACATTTATTTCCACGGTTCGGGGCGTGGGTTACAGAATTGGCTGA
- a CDS encoding TenA family transcriptional regulator — MFYEKLLAETEAARSRFLGIETIQRGMQGKVSLDAYLGFLSQAYHHVRHTVPLLMACGSRLPMEKEWLREAIAEYIEEETGHQEWILNDIGACGADKEAVRNSSPHASTELMVAYAWDSVSRGNPVSFFGMVLVLEGTSVALATLAAQKIQQALGLPEAAFSYLTSHGSLDVDHMKFFEKLMDRVDDEDDQQAIIHMANMMYDLYGNVFRSLPLD; from the coding sequence GTGTTCTATGAAAAGTTATTGGCAGAAACCGAGGCTGCCCGATCCCGCTTCCTTGGCATAGAGACGATCCAGCGGGGCATGCAAGGCAAGGTATCCCTGGATGCCTACCTAGGCTTTTTGTCCCAGGCCTATCATCATGTCAGGCATACGGTGCCTTTGCTCATGGCCTGCGGCAGTCGCCTGCCCATGGAAAAGGAATGGCTGCGTGAGGCCATTGCGGAATACATTGAAGAGGAAACCGGCCATCAGGAATGGATACTGAACGATATCGGTGCCTGTGGTGCAGACAAGGAGGCCGTGCGCAACAGTAGCCCTCATGCGAGTACGGAACTCATGGTCGCTTATGCCTGGGACAGCGTGTCCCGGGGTAATCCCGTGAGTTTTTTCGGCATGGTGCTGGTACTGGAAGGAACCAGTGTGGCCCTGGCCACCCTGGCGGCGCAGAAGATACAACAGGCCCTCGGGCTGCCGGAAGCCGCTTTCAGCTATCTTACCTCCCATGGTTCCCTGGACGTTGACCACATGAAGTTTTTTGAGAAGCTCATGGATCGGGTGGACGATGAGGATGACCAACAGGCCATTATCCACATGGCGAACATGATGTACGACCTGTACGGCAATGTCTTCAGAAGCCTGCCCCTGGACTGA
- the dcd gene encoding dCTP deaminase has translation MSIKSDKWIRRMAGETGMIEPFEPGQMREAEHGRMISYGTSSYGYDVRCADEFKIFTNINSAVVDPKNFDDSSFVDVKSDVCIIPPNSFALARTVEYFRIPRSVLTICLGKSTYARCGIIVNVTPLEPEWEGHVTLEFSNTTPLPAKIYANEGVAQMLFFESDEMCETSYRDRGGKYQKQRGVTLPKA, from the coding sequence ATGAGCATAAAGTCAGACAAGTGGATTCGGCGTATGGCCGGGGAAACGGGCATGATTGAACCTTTTGAACCCGGGCAGATGCGTGAAGCCGAACACGGGCGCATGATTTCCTACGGTACCTCCAGCTATGGCTATGATGTGCGTTGTGCTGATGAATTCAAGATTTTTACCAATATCAACTCAGCAGTGGTGGATCCAAAGAATTTCGATGACAGCAGTTTTGTGGATGTAAAGTCCGATGTCTGTATTATCCCGCCCAACTCCTTTGCCCTGGCGCGCACCGTGGAATATTTCCGTATTCCGCGCAGTGTGTTGACCATTTGCCTGGGAAAGTCCACCTATGCCCGTTGTGGCATCATTGTCAATGTCACCCCACTGGAGCCTGAGTGGGAAGGGCATGTGACCCTGGAGTTTTCCAATACCACCCCCCTCCCGGCAAAGATCTATGCCAATGAGGGTGTCGCCCAAATGTTGTTCTTCGAATCGGATGAAATGTGCGAGACCTCCTACCGGGATCGTGGCGGCAAGTATCAGAAGCAACGCGGCGTGACCCTGCCCAAGGCCTGA
- a CDS encoding SDR family oxidoreductase has protein sequence MKLEDARVLLIGAAGGIGRYLARELLDAGARPCMVALRQEELDSLREFLGASGADACYLAADVTTETDRQACVDKMQEKFGGVDVLINLAGINAFARYEDQSPEAIERIMLVNAVAPMLMARAVLPGMLAQAGGRIVNVGSTFGSIGFSCFTAYSTSKFALRGFSQALRRELVGSGVEVTYVAPRGVETPLNPPEVYAMAREVKMAFDQPEAVAREIVDAVRKGSKEKYIGFPESLFARINGVFPGVVDNSLKKQNEVMRSYAANGGHD, from the coding sequence ATGAAACTTGAAGATGCACGTGTATTGCTCATTGGCGCTGCCGGTGGAATTGGACGTTACCTGGCCAGGGAGCTGCTGGATGCCGGAGCACGTCCCTGCATGGTCGCCCTCCGGCAGGAGGAGCTGGACTCCTTGCGGGAATTTCTCGGAGCATCGGGTGCCGATGCCTGTTATCTGGCGGCGGATGTCACCACCGAAACGGATCGCCAGGCCTGCGTTGACAAGATGCAGGAGAAATTTGGTGGTGTGGACGTGCTCATCAACCTTGCCGGTATCAATGCCTTTGCACGCTATGAGGATCAGTCCCCCGAAGCTATTGAACGTATTATGCTGGTCAATGCCGTGGCACCCATGCTCATGGCCCGGGCGGTACTGCCTGGAATGCTGGCACAGGCAGGGGGACGGATTGTCAATGTCGGTTCAACTTTTGGCAGTATTGGTTTTTCATGTTTTACTGCATACTCCACCAGCAAGTTCGCCCTGCGCGGGTTCTCTCAGGCGCTGCGGCGGGAACTGGTGGGCAGTGGTGTGGAAGTGACCTATGTTGCGCCAAGAGGCGTTGAAACACCGTTGAATCCACCGGAAGTCTATGCCATGGCCAGGGAAGTCAAGATGGCATTTGATCAGCCGGAAGCCGTTGCCAGGGAAATCGTGGATGCTGTGCGTAAAGGCAGCAAGGAAAAGTACATAGGTTTTCCTGAATCCCTGTTCGCAAGAATCAATGGTGTTTTTCCGGGAGTAGTGGACAATTCTCTCAAGAAGCAGAATGAGGTGATGCGCAGCTATGCTGCCAATGGAGGTCATGATTGA
- a CDS encoding glycoside hydrolase family 26 protein, with protein sequence MMSAILLVVLALFQQPRALPPEPAKAAWIENAFRVLESGRFSEVAAVSWWHENFDRSALRIDSSWGALRAYRNGVSSPGFVTRPRILGGKLAPPEEGIYHAAFADLGGTEDQVDARRIHDFETLAGKPMAWVYFSNNWYADIRFPINEVALINNMGKLPFIRMMPRSNFHEGGPDPVYTLQGIIDGAFDDELVQWGRDAAATGIPLLVEFGTEMNGDWFPWNGRYNGGAETGGYGDPGLADGPERFRDAYRHIIELCDAQGADNITWFFHVDAYGAPEADWNQPRNYYPGDQYIDWLGVSVYGPQEAGEEYQEFEEILGDVYPVLRSLADKPIAVLEFAVTELESRHRLPISPNW encoded by the coding sequence ATGATGTCCGCTATCCTGCTTGTGGTTCTGGCCCTGTTTCAGCAACCTCGGGCACTTCCCCCGGAGCCAGCCAAGGCTGCCTGGATAGAAAATGCTTTCCGGGTTCTGGAATCCGGTCGTTTTTCAGAAGTTGCCGCCGTATCCTGGTGGCATGAGAACTTTGATCGCTCAGCGTTGCGTATCGATTCCTCATGGGGGGCTCTGAGGGCGTACCGGAATGGGGTCTCTTCACCGGGTTTTGTGACTCGCCCCCGTATCCTGGGAGGCAAACTGGCTCCTCCGGAAGAGGGTATCTATCATGCCGCCTTTGCGGATCTGGGTGGCACGGAAGATCAGGTGGATGCCAGACGTATTCATGATTTTGAAACCCTTGCGGGAAAGCCCATGGCATGGGTTTATTTCTCCAACAACTGGTATGCGGACATCCGCTTCCCCATCAATGAAGTCGCCCTTATCAACAATATGGGCAAATTGCCATTCATTCGAATGATGCCCAGAAGCAATTTTCATGAGGGTGGGCCGGATCCCGTCTATACCCTGCAGGGTATTATTGATGGTGCTTTCGATGATGAGCTTGTGCAGTGGGGTCGTGATGCGGCGGCTACGGGTATCCCTCTGCTGGTAGAGTTTGGAACCGAGATGAATGGTGACTGGTTTCCCTGGAATGGCCGTTATAATGGTGGCGCCGAAACTGGAGGCTACGGAGATCCGGGGTTGGCTGACGGCCCGGAGCGTTTTCGCGATGCCTACCGGCATATCATTGAGCTCTGTGATGCTCAGGGCGCTGATAATATCACCTGGTTTTTTCATGTGGATGCCTATGGGGCGCCGGAAGCGGACTGGAACCAGCCCCGGAACTATTATCCGGGTGATCAGTATATCGATTGGCTGGGTGTAAGCGTGTATGGTCCCCAGGAAGCAGGAGAGGAATACCAGGAGTTCGAAGAGATTCTCGGCGATGTCTACCCGGTTCTCCGGAGTCTGGCGGACAAGCCCATCGCGGTGCTGGAGTTTGCCGTCACGGAGCTGGAATCCCGGCATCGGCTTCCCATCTCCCCAAACTGGTAG
- a CDS encoding ATP-binding protein, whose product MGSRGIKRYRRSLRKQVLLWVLGAFLLALLVVLAVSYHRAQHEIEEIFDAELAQTAKLMGKLVLTNLDSHGKDVVAEQGALKRHLHKYEKNISYQVWLGDKLVLRSSSAPKQPLATGSGYQNVRIDGSEWRVLGVIPKGMDYRIFTAENNVARDELAWEYTLQSWGILLWSIPLFALVIFFTVDRGLRPLERLSEEVRRRDIGQLEPVNDEDVPRELLPLVDALNGMLSRLDEAIQREKQFTSDASHELRTPLAAIRLHAQLALKADDMDDMKVALNKVMSSVDRSTYLVEQLLTLARLSPDGAEFPVSSLNPASLCRAVGDELGVLAGEQNVRLEYQCSRENMEPVRVNEQLLFTILRNLMDNAIRYSPEGGLIICNIEQVGRKTVISIMDEGPGIPRDQLETVSLRFRRLAGQDVQGCGLGLAIVSQAAARIGAEVKLGNREDGSSGLVARVILGLNPVLS is encoded by the coding sequence ATGGGAAGCAGGGGGATAAAGAGATACCGGCGTTCGCTGCGCAAACAGGTGCTGCTGTGGGTATTGGGTGCGTTCCTGTTGGCGCTGCTGGTTGTGCTGGCGGTCAGTTATCATCGTGCCCAGCATGAGATAGAAGAGATCTTTGATGCCGAGTTGGCGCAAACGGCCAAGCTCATGGGCAAGTTGGTACTGACCAATCTCGACAGCCATGGAAAAGATGTCGTAGCAGAACAGGGTGCTCTCAAGCGCCACCTGCACAAGTACGAAAAAAACATCAGCTACCAGGTCTGGCTGGGGGATAAACTGGTATTGCGGTCTTCTTCTGCGCCGAAACAGCCCCTGGCTACGGGCAGCGGGTATCAGAATGTGCGTATCGATGGCTCCGAGTGGCGGGTATTGGGCGTGATTCCAAAAGGCATGGATTACAGGATCTTCACGGCGGAGAACAATGTCGCCCGGGATGAGCTGGCCTGGGAATACACCCTGCAATCCTGGGGCATATTGTTGTGGTCCATTCCCTTGTTTGCCCTGGTGATCTTTTTTACCGTGGATCGTGGCCTGCGTCCTCTGGAACGCTTGTCCGAAGAGGTACGCCGGCGGGATATCGGCCAGCTGGAACCGGTCAACGACGAGGATGTACCCCGGGAACTTCTGCCTTTGGTGGATGCGCTGAATGGCATGTTGTCGCGCCTCGATGAAGCCATCCAGAGAGAAAAACAGTTCACTTCCGATGCCTCCCATGAGCTGCGTACGCCCCTGGCGGCTATCCGTCTGCATGCGCAGCTGGCGCTGAAGGCAGATGATATGGATGATATGAAGGTCGCCCTGAACAAGGTGATGTCTTCCGTTGACCGAAGCACTTACCTGGTGGAACAGCTGCTGACCCTGGCCAGGTTGTCTCCTGATGGCGCCGAGTTCCCTGTCAGCAGTCTGAACCCTGCCAGCCTGTGCCGGGCGGTGGGAGATGAGCTGGGGGTGCTGGCCGGGGAACAGAACGTGCGCCTGGAATACCAGTGTTCCCGGGAAAACATGGAGCCTGTCCGGGTCAATGAACAGTTGTTGTTCACTATCCTGCGCAATCTTATGGACAATGCCATTCGGTACAGTCCCGAAGGTGGTCTGATCATTTGCAATATCGAGCAGGTGGGAAGGAAAACGGTGATCAGCATTATGGATGAGGGACCGGGTATTCCCCGGGATCAGTTGGAAACCGTGTCCCTGCGTTTCCGCCGCCTGGCGGGACAGGATGTGCAGGGGTGCGGGCTGGGACTGGCCATTGTCAGCCAGGCAGCAGCACGTATTGGCGCCGAGGTGAAGCTGGGGAACAGGGAGGATGGCTCTTCCGGACTGGTGGCCAGGGTGATACTCGGCCTGAATCCAGTGCTGTCCTGA
- the can gene encoding carbonate dehydratase gives MKTLQHLLDKNLEWAEAITREDPQFFSQLSRQQAPEYLWIGCSDSRVPANQIIDLKPGEVFVHRNIANVVVHTDLNCLSVIQFAVEVLKVKHIIVCGHYGCGGVKAAMENQEHGLIDNWLRHIKDVSRLHRDHLQKLDQNQHLDALCELNVIEQVRNVCGTTVVRNAWKRGNELHVHGWIYNIENGIIKDLDAGISSNRQLQEQH, from the coding sequence GTGAAAACCCTACAACACCTTCTGGACAAAAATCTGGAGTGGGCCGAAGCCATCACCCGGGAAGATCCGCAGTTCTTCAGCCAGCTATCCCGTCAACAAGCTCCCGAGTACCTGTGGATCGGCTGCTCCGACAGCCGTGTGCCGGCCAACCAGATCATCGATCTGAAACCGGGTGAGGTATTCGTGCACCGGAATATCGCCAACGTAGTGGTGCACACGGATTTGAACTGCCTGTCGGTCATCCAGTTTGCCGTGGAAGTACTCAAAGTGAAACATATCATTGTATGTGGGCACTACGGTTGCGGCGGGGTCAAGGCAGCGATGGAGAACCAGGAACATGGTCTCATCGACAACTGGCTGCGGCACATCAAGGACGTTTCCCGCCTGCACCGGGATCATCTGCAGAAGCTGGATCAGAACCAGCATCTGGACGCCCTGTGCGAACTCAACGTCATTGAACAGGTACGTAATGTCTGCGGCACAACAGTAGTGCGCAACGCCTGGAAAAGAGGCAATGAGCTGCATGTGCATGGCTGGATCTATAACATCGAGAATGGCATCATCAAGGATCTCGACGCAGGAATTTCATCGAACAGGCAGTTGCAGGAACAGCACTGA
- a CDS encoding carboxymuconolactone decarboxylase family protein, whose product MESTSSFLQSVRKARSYGIGEFLEIIGELSQESTRKGLLGRKTKELVTFGIALHKQCERCICIHADDAKKIGASENELEQVRRIALFMRSTPGKDEHLWKSWKRSWQQFVLTKGAIKPRNRELIALGISIIMQHRKHIRLHVRAARSLGHEPGAVVEVMPIALLMDGAPALSQIPSLVKALEKAEAHDQ is encoded by the coding sequence ATGGAATCCACATCATCATTTTTGCAATCCGTCAGAAAAGCCCGCAGTTATGGCATCGGGGAATTCCTTGAAATCATTGGCGAGCTTTCCCAGGAAAGCACCAGGAAAGGTTTACTTGGCCGCAAGACCAAGGAGCTGGTCACCTTTGGCATTGCTCTGCACAAACAATGCGAACGCTGTATTTGTATTCATGCCGATGACGCCAAAAAGATCGGCGCCAGTGAAAACGAGCTGGAACAGGTACGCCGCATTGCCCTGTTCATGCGTTCCACTCCCGGCAAGGATGAACATCTGTGGAAGTCCTGGAAAAGATCCTGGCAACAGTTCGTGCTGACCAAAGGCGCAATCAAGCCACGCAACCGGGAACTCATCGCCCTGGGCATTTCCATCATCATGCAGCACCGCAAGCACATTCGCTTGCATGTTCGCGCTGCCCGGAGCCTGGGACATGAACCTGGTGCCGTGGTTGAAGTCATGCCTATTGCCCTGTTGATGGATGGCGCACCGGCACTGTCTCAGATACCCAGCCTGGTAAAAGCCCTCGAAAAGGCCGAGGCACACGACCAGTGA